A region from the Bacteroidota bacterium genome encodes:
- the rplK gene encoding 50S ribosomal protein L11 — translation MAKEIAGFIKLQIKGGAANPSPPVGPALGAKGVNIMEFCKQFNARTQKMAGKLIPVVINIYKDKSFTFEIKTPPASAQLLEKAKLKSGSSESNKTKVGTVTWDMVKDIAEDKLVDLNTKKIESAMKMIAGTARSMGLVVKGKAPWNN, via the coding sequence ATGGCAAAAGAAATTGCTGGATTTATAAAGCTTCAGATAAAAGGTGGTGCTGCGAACCCATCTCCTCCTGTTGGACCTGCATTAGGTGCTAAAGGAGTGAATATAATGGAATTTTGCAAGCAGTTTAATGCAAGAACTCAAAAAATGGCTGGGAAACTTATTCCTGTTGTTATAAATATTTATAAAGATAAGTCATTTACATTTGAGATTAAAACACCACCCGCTTCGGCACAATTGCTTGAAAAAGCAAAACTTAAATCAGGCTCATCTGAATCTAACAAAACAAAAGTTGGAACAGTTACATGGGATATGGTAAAAGATATAGCTGAAGATAAGCTGGTAGATCTTAACACAAAAAAAATTGAATCAGCAATGAAAATGATTGCTGGAACAGCTAGAAGTATGGGGCTTGTTGTAAAAGGTAAAGCTCCATGGAATAATTAA
- the secE gene encoding preprotein translocase subunit SecE, with translation MFSKLKEIIKLTYIELMHKVTWPSWEELQASAVITLVASLIFALIVFIMDSAFENVFKVFYQLFI, from the coding sequence ATGTTCTCGAAATTAAAAGAAATTATAAAACTTACATATATTGAATTAATGCATAAAGTAACTTGGCCAAGCTGGGAAGAATTACAGGCTAGTGCTGTTATTACTTTAGTTGCTTCCTTAATATTTGCATTAATTGTTTTTATTATGGACTCAGCTTTTGAGAATGTTTTTAAAGTTTTTTATCAATTGTTTATTTAA
- the rplA gene encoding 50S ribosomal protein L1, producing the protein MVKIAKKRKLALEKIDKLEKYQLNEAVRLVKEVSTANFNASVDIDINLGVDPKQANQMVRGVATLPHGTGKEIKVLVLCNPDVVDAAKEAGADYAGLDEYLEKIKGGWTDIDVIITSPDVMPKLGRYGKVLGPRGLMPNPKAGTVTQDIPKAVAEVKRGKIDFRVDKFGIIHVPIGRADFEENQLIGNITELVTIIQKMRPPAAKGTYMKGITISSTMSPGIKVNVKSIGSKTDE; encoded by the coding sequence ATGGTTAAAATAGCAAAGAAAAGAAAATTAGCTCTTGAAAAAATTGATAAATTAGAGAAATATCAATTAAATGAAGCTGTAAGATTAGTAAAAGAAGTATCTACTGCTAATTTCAATGCCTCAGTTGATATTGATATTAATTTAGGAGTTGATCCAAAGCAGGCAAACCAAATGGTAAGAGGAGTAGCTACATTACCTCATGGTACAGGAAAAGAAATTAAAGTTTTAGTGCTTTGTAATCCTGATGTTGTAGATGCTGCAAAAGAAGCCGGTGCTGATTATGCAGGATTAGACGAATATCTTGAAAAAATTAAAGGCGGATGGACAGATATAGATGTTATCATTACAAGTCCTGATGTGATGCCTAAATTAGGTAGATATGGTAAAGTGCTGGGACCAAGAGGTTTAATGCCTAATCCTAAAGCAGGTACAGTTACACAAGATATTCCTAAAGCAGTAGCAGAAGTAAAAAGAGGGAAAATTGATTTCAGAGTTGATAAATTTGGAATTATTCATGTGCCTATTGGTAGAGCAGATTTTGAAGAGAATCAATTGATAGGAAACATTACTGAATTGGTAACAATTATTCAAAAAATGAGACCTCCTGCTGCAAAAGGAACTTACATGAAAGGAATAACTATTTCCAGTACAATGAGTCCTGGAATAAAAGTGAATGTTAAATCTATTGGTAGTAAAACAGATGAATAA
- the nusG gene encoding transcription termination/antitermination protein NusG, which produces MADFKWYALRVISGREIKIKDQILVELENSNYLNYVNQIIVPVEKVVQLRKGKKVVKEKNFYPGYIIVEVMLTTEVHYKIKSVVGVFDFLGTKDSAVPLRANEINRILGKMEEVTDEGEQIEVPYMVGEPIKIIDGPFNGFNGIIEEINEEKKKLKVEVKIFGRRTPVELNYMQVEKS; this is translated from the coding sequence ATGGCTGATTTTAAATGGTACGCTTTACGAGTTATAAGCGGTAGAGAAATAAAAATAAAAGATCAAATTTTAGTAGAGCTTGAAAATAGTAACTATTTGAATTATGTCAATCAAATAATTGTTCCTGTAGAAAAAGTTGTTCAGTTACGAAAAGGTAAAAAAGTTGTTAAAGAGAAAAACTTTTATCCCGGTTACATAATTGTTGAAGTAATGCTTACAACAGAAGTGCATTATAAAATAAAAAGTGTTGTCGGTGTTTTTGATTTTCTTGGTACAAAAGATTCAGCAGTTCCATTACGTGCAAATGAAATTAATAGAATTTTGGGCAAAATGGAAGAGGTAACCGATGAAGGAGAACAAATAGAAGTTCCTTATATGGTTGGTGAACCGATAAAAATAATTGATGGACCTTTTAATGGCTTTAACGGAATAATTGAAGAAATAAACGAAGAGAAGAAAAAACTTAAGGTTGAAGTTAAAATTTTTGGTAGAAGAACACCTGTAGAATTAAATTATATGCAGGTAGAAAAAAGTTAA
- the rplL gene encoding 50S ribosomal protein L7/L12, with translation MADIKVIAEDLVNLTVKEVNELTELLKDEYGIEPAAAPVAVAIGGGGEEAQEEQTEFDVILKAPGGAKLQVVKLVKEITGLGLKEAKGLVDEAPKAVKEGVSKEDAEGFKSRLEEAGAEVELK, from the coding sequence ATGGCAGATATTAAGGTAATAGCTGAAGATTTAGTAAACTTAACTGTAAAAGAAGTTAATGAACTTACTGAATTATTAAAAGATGAGTATGGTATTGAACCAGCAGCAGCACCTGTTGCTGTAGCAATCGGTGGCGGTGGAGAAGAAGCACAAGAAGAACAAACAGAATTTGATGTAATTCTTAAAGCTCCCGGTGGAGCAAAACTTCAAGTAGTAAAGTTAGTTAAAGAAATAACTGGCCTTGGATTAAAAGAGGCTAAAGGTTTAGTAGATGAAGCACCAAAAGCTGTAAAAGAAGGTGTTTCTAAAGAGGACGCAGAAGGATTTAAATCAAGATTAGAAGAAGCTGGTGCTGAAGTTGAACTTAAGTAA
- the raiA gene encoding ribosome-associated translation inhibitor RaiA, with translation MKIDIHAKNINVWDTLNDLILKKVGKLQNFHAYIINTDVYLRNEGEGVNSKEVQIKVNVKDHTLVCKENSESFEKALESATSSMERQLKKSKQK, from the coding sequence ATGAAAATTGATATTCATGCTAAAAACATTAATGTTTGGGATACATTAAATGATTTGATACTTAAAAAAGTAGGAAAATTGCAAAATTTCCATGCCTACATTATTAATACAGACGTTTATTTAAGAAATGAAGGAGAGGGAGTAAACTCAAAAGAAGTTCAGATAAAAGTAAATGTAAAAGACCATACTTTAGTGTGTAAAGAAAATTCGGAAAGTTTTGAAAAAGCCTTAGAATCAGCAACTAGCAGCATGGAAAGGCAATTAAAAAAGTCAAAGCAAAAATAA
- the rpsU gene encoding 30S ribosomal protein S21, giving the protein MVKVQFSDNESVDKALKRFKKKLEKSGVLKEYRNRRFFIKPSIERREEVIKAAYKQKMRSQEENQ; this is encoded by the coding sequence ATGGTAAAAGTACAATTTAGTGATAATGAATCAGTGGACAAAGCACTTAAACGCTTCAAAAAGAAACTTGAAAAAAGTGGTGTATTAAAGGAATACAGAAATAGAAGGTTTTTTATAAAACCATCTATTGAAAGAAGAGAAGAAGTTATTAAAGCAGCTTACAAACAGAAAATGAGAAGCCAAGAGGAAAATCAATAA
- the tuf gene encoding elongation factor Tu, with protein sequence MAKEKFDRSKPHVNIGTIGHVDHGKTTLTAAMTLHLNKSGLSEIRSFDSIDNAPEEKERGITINTAHVEYESPERHYAHVDCPGHADYVKNMVTGAAQMDGAILVVAATDGPMPQTREHILLARQVGVPEIVVYMNKVDMVDDEELIELVEMEIRDLLSFYEFDGDNIPVIKGSALGALNGEDKWVKTIDELISAIDSFIPLPPRDVDLPFLMPVEDVFSITGRGTVATGRIEKGVINVGEKVEIVGLMDEPMSTTVTGVEMFRKLLDRGEAGDNAGLLLRGVDKDKIKRGMVIAKPKSITPHTKFKGEVYILKKDEGGRHTPFFTNYRPQFYLRTTDVTGDVRLPEGVEMVMPGDNVTITVELITPVALDKGLRFAIREGGRTIGAGKVTEIIE encoded by the coding sequence ATGGCAAAAGAAAAATTTGATCGAAGTAAACCGCATGTTAACATTGGTACAATTGGCCACGTTGACCACGGTAAAACTACTTTAACAGCTGCAATGACATTGCACCTTAATAAAAGTGGTTTATCAGAAATTAGAAGTTTTGATTCAATTGATAATGCCCCTGAAGAAAAAGAAAGAGGTATTACAATTAACACAGCTCATGTTGAATACGAATCACCTGAAAGACATTATGCTCATGTTGACTGTCCGGGTCACGCTGACTATGTTAAAAACATGGTTACAGGTGCGGCACAAATGGACGGAGCAATATTAGTAGTTGCTGCTACTGATGGACCTATGCCTCAAACAAGAGAGCATATCCTTCTTGCACGTCAGGTTGGAGTACCTGAAATTGTTGTTTACATGAACAAAGTTGATATGGTTGATGATGAAGAACTTATTGAACTCGTAGAAATGGAAATAAGAGATCTTCTTAGTTTCTATGAATTTGACGGAGACAATATTCCTGTTATTAAAGGTTCTGCATTAGGAGCTCTTAATGGTGAAGATAAATGGGTAAAAACTATTGATGAGCTTATATCTGCTATTGATTCATTTATTCCACTTCCACCAAGAGATGTAGATCTTCCTTTCTTAATGCCAGTTGAAGATGTTTTTTCAATAACAGGTAGAGGAACAGTTGCTACAGGTAGAATTGAAAAAGGTGTTATTAATGTTGGAGAAAAAGTAGAAATTGTTGGACTAATGGATGAACCAATGTCAACTACTGTTACCGGTGTTGAGATGTTTAGAAAACTTCTTGATAGAGGTGAAGCTGGTGATAATGCAGGTTTATTGTTAAGAGGAGTTGATAAAGATAAAATTAAACGCGGAATGGTAATAGCTAAGCCGAAATCAATTACTCCTCATACAAAATTCAAAGGAGAAGTTTATATTCTTAAAAAGGATGAAGGTGGAAGACACACTCCATTCTTTACTAACTATAGACCTCAGTTTTACTTAAGAACAACAGATGTTACAGGTGATGTTAGATTGCCAGAAGGTGTTGAAATGGTAATGCCTGGTGATAATGTTACTATTACTGTTGAACTGATTACTCCTGTTGCTTTAGATAAAGGTTTACGTTTTGCTATTCGTGAGGGTGGTAGAACAATTGGTGCTGGTAAAGTTACTGAAATTATTGAATAA
- the rplJ gene encoding 50S ribosomal protein L10 has protein sequence MKREEKKELSSLIGEKIKETNNFYITDVSELTVNQTTDLRKLCYDNDVELKVVKNTLIKKAFEIAGINDSELLETIKGPSSIMFSNSINAPAKLIKEFRKTNERPLIKVAYVEENIYVGDDKLEMLANLKSKEELIADVVQLLNSPMKKLISALNGGAKIMGVLETLSKKEEE, from the coding sequence ATGAAACGAGAAGAAAAAAAAGAGTTATCAAGTTTGATTGGTGAAAAAATTAAAGAAACAAATAATTTTTATATTACTGATGTTTCTGAATTGACTGTTAATCAAACAACTGACCTTAGGAAACTTTGCTATGACAACGATGTTGAACTTAAAGTAGTAAAGAACACATTAATAAAAAAAGCATTTGAAATTGCTGGAATTAATGATAGTGAGTTACTGGAAACAATAAAAGGACCATCATCAATAATGTTTTCTAATAGTATTAATGCACCTGCAAAACTTATTAAAGAGTTTAGAAAAACTAATGAAAGACCTTTAATAAAAGTAGCGTATGTTGAAGAAAATATATATGTTGGTGATGATAAATTGGAAATGTTGGCAAATCTTAAGTCAAAAGAAGAACTTATTGCCGATGTAGTTCAATTATTGAACTCACCAATGAAAAAATTAATAAGTGCCTTAAACGGAGGTGCTAAGATAATGGGTGTTTTAGAAACATTATCTAAAAAAGAAGAAGAGTAA
- a CDS encoding tyrosine-type recombinase/integrase gives MLNAFKNWLEKEKRYSKHTVKSYLNDISQFQKYLLNAYPDIDLKNADLQIVRSWVVSLIDNKFSKRTVNRKIVSLNSFYKYLEKEEVIIENPVKNIHGFKTADRIVKYLEIKEIIQILDNFEFKDDFDGIRDKLILEMLYGTGMRLSELINLKVLDVEPGFSSLKVLGKRNKERIIPINATLKEQIRKYLKIRTESFENDQKGHFFLSSKGKQLYPIFVYRVVKKYLDQQTDRINVSPHVLRHSFATHLLSKGADINAIKELLGHANLAATQLYTHNTIERLKKVFKQAHPRG, from the coding sequence ATGCTTAATGCATTTAAAAATTGGTTAGAGAAAGAAAAAAGATATTCAAAGCATACTGTAAAGTCGTATTTAAATGACATTAGTCAGTTCCAAAAATATCTTTTAAATGCCTATCCGGATATTGATTTAAAAAATGCAGATTTGCAAATTGTAAGGTCATGGGTTGTATCTTTAATTGACAATAAGTTTTCAAAAAGAACAGTAAACCGAAAAATTGTTTCACTTAATAGTTTTTATAAGTATTTAGAAAAAGAGGAAGTTATTATAGAAAATCCTGTAAAAAATATTCATGGTTTTAAAACTGCTGATAGAATTGTAAAGTACTTAGAAATAAAAGAGATAATACAGATACTTGATAATTTTGAATTTAAAGATGATTTTGATGGAATAAGAGATAAATTGATACTTGAAATGTTGTATGGAACAGGGATGAGACTCTCGGAATTAATAAATTTAAAAGTATTAGATGTAGAGCCCGGTTTCTCATCACTCAAGGTTTTAGGAAAAAGGAACAAAGAAAGAATAATTCCGATTAATGCAACATTAAAAGAACAAATTCGGAAGTATTTAAAAATACGTACCGAAAGTTTTGAAAATGATCAAAAGGGTCATTTTTTTCTTAGCTCAAAAGGCAAACAATTATATCCGATCTTTGTTTATAGGGTAGTAAAAAAATATTTGGATCAACAAACAGATAGAATAAATGTTAGTCCTCATGTGTTAAGGCATAGTTTTGCAACTCATTTGCTTTCAAAAGGTGCAGACATAAATGCAATAAAAGAGTTACTTGGGCATGCAAATTTAGCAGCAACACAGCTTTATACCCATAACACGATTGAAAGGTTGAAAAAAGTATTTAAGCAAGCTCATCCACGAGGATGA